The following proteins come from a genomic window of Panicum hallii strain FIL2 chromosome 8, PHallii_v3.1, whole genome shotgun sequence:
- the LOC112903604 gene encoding acyl transferase 1-like produces MVTFTALRRKPELVTPARPTPHEYKPLSDIDDQRGLRYYPAGVEFFGARRRLTESAGDVDDDPVRIIRAALAEALVSYYPLAGRLVELPQVTGGKLLVDCTAEGVVFVEADADVRLQELGQPLAMPYPCMEELLCYDIGEPQDAVVAKPLLFFQVTRFSGNDGFAIGYRYCHSVIDGFGMAKFLNSVYALARGELHTEPPVWGRELLIARAAPDVTHKHSAYDQLPAASAAAEDVVRKTPLEHMVTRHFRFGPREMAAMRSQVPASLVQSTTVFELVTAAVWQCRTAALGYEPHQRVRLIICSNARGTWKPRSPLPQGFYGNALVLRAAEATAGELIGRPLGHAIGLLREAKSEVTDDGYMQSMLDLLARRGRPWYSQDWTYMISDATSLSRRVGAPNVGRWERAGGGITTAGRVVTTSLQSYYERCKSRGGEDCAVVSMCLPAAAMEGFSQRISAWGNMSRLTGSLYGSVPSAL; encoded by the exons ATGGTCACCTTCACGGCGCTGAGAAGGAAGCCTGAGCTTGTGACGCCGGCTCGGCCGACTCCACACGAGTACAAGCCCCTCTCCGACATCGATGACCAGCGCGGACTCCGGTACTACCCCGCCGGCGTCGAGTTCTTTGGTGCCCGCCGGCGTCTCACAGAATCAGCTGGGGACGTCGACGACGACCCGGTGAGGATCATTAGGGCTGCGTTGGCCGAGGCGCTGGTGAGCTACTACCCATTGGCCGGTCGCCTCGTGGAGCTTCCTCAGGTCACAGGAGGGAAGCTGTTGGTGGACTGCACGGCCGAAGGGGTGGTGTTTGTGGAGGCTGACGCCGACGTGCGGCTGCAAGAGCTTGGGCAGCCACTGGCCATGCCGTACCCTTGTATGGAAGAGCTCCTATGCTACGACATTGGTGAGCCTCAGGACGCTGTCGTTGCCAAGCCATTGCTCTTCTTTCAG GTCACAAGGTTCAGCGGCAACGATGGGTTCGCTATCGGCTACCGCTACTGTCACAGCGTCATCGATGGCTTCGGCATGGCCAAGTTCCTCAACAGCGTCTACGCTCTCGCACGGGGCGAACTGCACACGGAGCCGCCGGTGTGGGGCAGGGAGCTCCTCATCGCCCGTGCCGCACCCGACGTCACACACAAGCACAGCGCCTACGACCAGCTGCCGGCCGCCTCGGCTGCGGCCGAGGACGTCGTCAGGAAGACACCACTCGAGCACATGGTGACCCGCCACTTCCGTTTTGGCCCAAGGGAGATGGCGGCCATGCGGAGCCAAGTTCCGGCGAGCCTCGTCCAGTCGACTACCGTCTTCGAGCTCGTCACCGCCGCGGTCTGGCAGTGCCGGACGGCGGCACTGGGTTACGAGCCTCACCAGCGCGTGCGCCTGATAATCTGTTCCAATGCCCGTGGAACATGGAAGCCTCGCTCGCCGCTGCCGCAAGGGTTCTACGGTAACGCGCTCGTCTTGCGGGCCGCGGaggccaccgccggcgagctGATCGGCCGCCCGCTTGGCCACGCGATCGGGCTCTTGCGCGAGGCGAAGTCCGAGGTGACGGATGACGGGTACATGCAGTCGATGCTGGACTTGCTGGCCCGGCGCGGACGGCCGTGGTACTCGCAGGACTGGACGTACATGATCAGTGACGCGACGAGCCTCAGTCGACGAGTGGGTGCGCCGAACGTCGGCAGATGggagcgcgccggcggcgggatcACGACGGCTGGAAGGGTGGTGACGACGAGCCTGCAGAGCTACTACGAGCGGTGCAAGAGCAGGGGCGGCGAGGACTGCGCAGTGGTGTCCATGTGCctgccggcggcggccatggaagGGTTCTCGCAGCGAATTTCTGCGTGGGGAAACATGTCCAGACTGACGGGTTCCCTGTACGGCTCCGTTCCATCAGCCCTATAG